From Aquabacter sp. L1I39, the proteins below share one genomic window:
- a CDS encoding ABC transporter permease — protein sequence MDTLASVPPASPPPAVPAKPSWLSPLNQRRVRNFRANRRGWWSFVLFTILFVLSLFAEFIANDRPILVSYEGAYYFPVVKAYPETTFGGDFETTADYRDPYLKKLIAEKGGWMIWPLIHFSYSTHNLDLPTPAPSPPTWMLTEAQCKAAAERKGVSGCSGLEMNWLGTDDQGRDVLARLIYGFRISVLFGLTLTIISSIIGVAAGAVQGYFGGWVDLLFQRFIEIWTAIPSLYLLLIISSVLVPGFWVLLGILLLFSWVALVGLVRAEFLRARNFEYVQAARALGVGNFTLIVRHILPNAMVATLTLLPFILSSSVMTLTALDFLGFGLPPGSPSLGELLSQGKANIQAPWLGLTGFFTVGLMLTLLIFIGEAVRDAFDPRKTFG from the coding sequence ATGGATACGCTCGCTTCCGTCCCTCCCGCGTCCCCGCCGCCCGCCGTCCCCGCCAAGCCCAGCTGGCTCTCGCCGCTCAACCAGCGCCGGGTGCGGAACTTCCGTGCCAACCGGCGCGGCTGGTGGTCGTTCGTTCTCTTCACCATCCTGTTCGTGCTCAGCCTGTTCGCCGAGTTCATCGCCAATGACCGGCCGATCCTGGTGAGCTATGAGGGCGCCTATTATTTCCCCGTGGTGAAGGCCTATCCGGAGACCACGTTCGGCGGCGACTTCGAGACCACGGCGGATTATCGCGACCCGTACCTGAAGAAGTTGATCGCGGAAAAAGGCGGCTGGATGATCTGGCCGCTCATCCATTTCTCCTATTCCACCCACAATCTCGACCTGCCCACGCCGGCCCCCTCGCCACCCACCTGGATGCTCACCGAGGCGCAGTGCAAGGCGGCGGCCGAGCGCAAGGGCGTGTCGGGCTGCTCGGGCCTGGAAATGAACTGGCTCGGCACCGATGACCAGGGCCGCGACGTGCTGGCCCGCCTGATCTACGGCTTCCGCATCTCGGTGCTGTTCGGCCTGACCCTGACCATCATCTCCTCCATCATCGGGGTGGCGGCGGGCGCGGTGCAGGGCTATTTCGGCGGTTGGGTGGACCTCCTGTTCCAGCGCTTCATCGAGATCTGGACCGCCATTCCCTCCCTCTATCTGCTGCTCATCATCTCGTCCGTGCTGGTGCCGGGCTTCTGGGTGCTGCTCGGCATCCTGCTGCTCTTCTCCTGGGTGGCGCTGGTGGGGCTGGTGCGGGCGGAATTCCTGCGGGCACGCAACTTCGAATATGTGCAGGCGGCGCGGGCGCTGGGGGTGGGCAATTTCACCCTCATCGTGCGCCACATCCTGCCCAATGCCATGGTGGCCACCCTCACGCTTTTGCCGTTCATCCTGTCCTCCTCGGTGATGACGCTCACCGCCTTGGACTTTCTCGGCTTCGGCCTGCCCCCCGGCTCGCCCTCGCTGGGCGAGCTTTTGTCCCAGGGCAAGGCCAACATCCAGGCCCCCTGGCTGGGGCTGACCGGCTTCTTTACCGTGGGCCTGATGCTGACCTTGCTTATCTTCATCGGCGAAGCCGTCCGCGACGCCTTCGACCCGCGCAAGACCTTCGGGTGA
- a CDS encoding type II toxin-antitoxin system VapC family toxin: MRVYLDANAIILAMEGEPRAAEAMVAIMEHRSADFAAVTSQLSVAEILVAPIRERDFSRIEIYAGLLAEGGQLDCLAVSRDVLFTAARIRAAHPSLKLPDAIHLASAECTGCSHIITGDKRLAAHAPLPVVDTNARDLSALLEQLS; this comes from the coding sequence GTGCGCGTCTATCTGGATGCCAATGCCATCATCCTGGCAATGGAGGGGGAGCCGCGAGCGGCGGAGGCTATGGTCGCCATCATGGAGCATCGTTCCGCCGACTTCGCCGCTGTGACCAGCCAATTGTCCGTGGCGGAGATTCTGGTGGCGCCCATCCGCGAGCGCGATTTTTCACGCATCGAAATCTATGCTGGTCTTCTGGCAGAGGGAGGCCAACTGGATTGCCTCGCCGTCTCGCGTGATGTCCTGTTCACCGCCGCCCGTATTCGCGCCGCTCATCCCAGCCTGAAGCTGCCGGATGCCATACACTTGGCCAGTGCCGAGTGCACAGGCTGCTCTCACATCATTACCGGCGACAAGCGTCTTGCGGCCCATGCGCCGCTGCCCGTGGTGGACACGAACGCCCGTGACCTTTCTGCCCTTCTGGAGCAGCTCTCATGA
- a CDS encoding extracellular solute-binding protein, giving the protein MVRRLALAVALLACAGPASAQEANAPFRAATSLMGGPKYPPDFKHFDYVNPDAPKGGALRLSESGTFDSFNSVIPRGAAAAGLGLIYDTLTTQSYDEVATAYGLIAEGLRYPSDFSSVTYRLRPEARWHDGTPITPDDVVWSFDVITKNSPGQAFYYRHVKSVEKTGERDVTFTFDQGGNRELPQIVGEMTILPKHWWTGTDSSGRPRDITQGTLEPPLGSGAYKIKSFVPGRTIVYERVKDYWGAQLPVNVGTNNFDEIRYEYYRDDTVELEAFKADQYDFRVEISAKNWATAYDFPARTDGKVVLEMFENRASGVMQAFVPNLRRAKFQDARVRRALNYALDFEGMNHTLFFDQYTRVSSYFAGTELAATGIPAGQELDILQGVKDKVPPALFTTPYTNPVAGTEEARRANLRKAAELMKEAGYQVKGRQLVDAKGEPFTLEILVDRPSFERVALFYKPALERLGIAVSVRVVDNAQYINRVRARDFDMIVAAWGQSLSPGNEQRDFWGSESAKRDGSRNYAGIADPAVDALIEKVIYASDREELVAAAHALDRVLLWNDFVIPAWTLNFTRTARWDRFSHPPQLPRYSFGFPTIWWWDAAKAAKVGNAKP; this is encoded by the coding sequence ATGGTCCGCCGCCTCGCCCTCGCCGTGGCGCTTCTCGCCTGCGCGGGTCCGGCGTCGGCGCAGGAGGCCAACGCCCCGTTCCGCGCCGCGACCTCGCTCATGGGGGGTCCGAAATATCCTCCGGATTTCAAGCATTTCGACTATGTGAACCCCGACGCCCCCAAGGGCGGCGCGTTGCGGCTCTCCGAGAGCGGGACCTTCGACAGCTTCAATTCTGTGATCCCGCGCGGGGCCGCCGCCGCTGGGCTCGGGCTGATCTACGATACGCTCACCACCCAGTCCTACGACGAGGTGGCTACCGCCTATGGCCTCATCGCCGAGGGACTGCGCTATCCCTCCGACTTCTCCTCCGTCACCTATCGCCTGCGCCCCGAGGCGCGCTGGCATGACGGCACGCCCATCACGCCCGACGACGTGGTGTGGTCCTTCGACGTGATCACCAAGAACAGCCCCGGCCAAGCCTTCTATTATCGCCATGTGAAGTCGGTGGAGAAGACCGGGGAGCGCGACGTCACCTTCACCTTCGATCAGGGCGGCAATCGCGAGCTGCCGCAGATCGTGGGCGAGATGACCATCCTGCCCAAGCATTGGTGGACGGGCACGGACAGCAGCGGGCGTCCCCGCGACATCACCCAGGGCACCCTGGAGCCGCCGCTCGGCTCGGGCGCCTACAAGATCAAGTCCTTCGTGCCCGGCCGGACCATCGTCTATGAGCGGGTGAAGGATTATTGGGGTGCCCAGCTGCCGGTGAATGTGGGCACCAACAATTTCGACGAGATCCGCTACGAATATTACCGCGACGATACGGTGGAGCTGGAAGCGTTCAAGGCCGACCAGTATGATTTCCGGGTGGAAATCTCGGCCAAGAACTGGGCCACGGCCTATGACTTCCCGGCCCGCACCGACGGCAAGGTGGTGCTGGAAATGTTCGAGAACCGGGCGTCGGGCGTCATGCAGGCCTTCGTGCCCAACCTCCGCCGGGCCAAGTTCCAGGATGCCCGCGTGCGCCGCGCGCTCAATTACGCGCTCGACTTCGAGGGCATGAACCACACCCTCTTCTTCGACCAATATACCCGCGTCTCCAGCTATTTCGCCGGCACCGAGCTGGCCGCGACCGGGATTCCCGCTGGCCAGGAGCTGGATATCCTCCAGGGCGTGAAGGACAAGGTGCCGCCCGCCCTCTTCACCACGCCCTACACGAATCCCGTCGCGGGCACCGAGGAAGCCCGCCGCGCCAATCTGCGCAAGGCGGCCGAATTGATGAAGGAAGCGGGCTATCAGGTGAAGGGGCGCCAGCTGGTGGATGCCAAGGGCGAGCCCTTCACCTTGGAAATCCTGGTGGACCGGCCGAGCTTCGAGCGCGTCGCCCTGTTCTACAAGCCCGCTCTGGAGCGGCTCGGCATCGCCGTGTCCGTGCGGGTGGTGGACAATGCCCAATATATCAACCGCGTCCGCGCCCGCGACTTCGACATGATCGTCGCCGCCTGGGGCCAGTCGCTCTCGCCGGGCAATGAACAGCGCGACTTCTGGGGCTCCGAATCGGCCAAGCGCGACGGCTCGCGCAACTATGCCGGCATCGCCGACCCGGCGGTGGACGCGCTGATCGAGAAGGTCATCTATGCCAGCGACCGCGAGGAACTGGTGGCCGCCGCCCATGCGCTGGACCGGGTGCTGCTGTGGAACGACTTCGTCATCCCCGCCTGGACGCTCAATTTCACCCGCACCGCGCGCTGGGACCGGTTCTCCCATCCGCCCCAATTGCCGCGCTATTCCTTCGGCTTCCCCACCATCTGGTGGTGGGATGCCGCCAAGGCGGCGAAGGTGGGGAATGCCAAGCCATGA
- a CDS encoding c-type cytochrome: MDSFELNKIAGAVLGTLTLTLGLGIVSQIIFTPEAPAKPGYEIAVPEGPSEAVATKPAEVPIEQLFATASPEKGANVAKKCVACHNFQEGAGAKVGPDLYGIVGRPKASAPGFAYSTAMKDKGGDWTPQDLNAFLANPKAYIPGTAMAFAGLGKETERADLIAYLNTLSHDPKPLPTASAEPAKEATPSAPAPAGAAPGGVTPSAPAPSEAKPQ, encoded by the coding sequence ATGGATAGTTTCGAATTGAACAAAATCGCGGGCGCGGTGCTGGGAACTCTGACGCTCACGCTCGGTCTCGGTATCGTCTCGCAGATCATCTTCACACCCGAGGCCCCTGCCAAGCCCGGCTATGAGATCGCCGTGCCAGAGGGCCCGTCGGAAGCCGTGGCCACCAAGCCCGCGGAAGTGCCGATCGAGCAGCTGTTCGCCACCGCCTCTCCCGAGAAGGGAGCCAACGTTGCCAAGAAGTGCGTGGCCTGCCACAATTTCCAGGAAGGCGCGGGCGCCAAGGTGGGTCCCGACCTCTACGGCATTGTCGGCCGCCCGAAGGCGAGCGCTCCGGGCTTTGCCTATTCCACGGCCATGAAGGACAAGGGCGGCGACTGGACACCCCAGGATCTGAACGCCTTCCTGGCCAATCCGAAGGCCTATATTCCGGGCACCGCCATGGCCTTTGCCGGCCTCGGCAAGGAGACCGAGCGGGCAGACCTGATCGCTTATCTCAACACCTTGTCCCACGATCCCAAGCCCCTGCCGACGGCCTCCGCCGAGCCGGCCAAGGAGGCGACCCCTTCCGCGCCCGCGCCGGCCGGCGCTGCGCCGGGCGGGGTAACGCCCTCCGCGCCTGCGCCTTCCGAGGCCAAGCCGCAGTGA
- a CDS encoding extracellular solute-binding protein → MSGLDRRSVLKLSAAAGAGLFLPPLGAVLGGNGSARAAETGERHGLSAFGDLKYPADFSHFAYVDPNAPKGGAFSLIGPTAAYNQSFQTFNSLNGYILRGDGAQGLALVFDALMVRATDEPDSLYGLVASSVTITEDGRVYRFTLRPEARFHNGTPLTAEDVVFSLETLKSQGHPLIRQALQEFSGAEAEGPGVVVLRFSAQRPRDVPLYAASLPIFSKAYYSARKFEETTLDPPLGSGPYKVGRFEVGRFVEYDRVPTYWAADLPVNRGRFNFDTVRYEYFRDREVGFEAFKARAYLYRQEFTSRAWATQYDFPAVKDGRVKRDVLPDNTPSGAQGWFFNTRRPKFYDRTVREAIALAFDFEWTNKNLMFGQYERTVSFFQNSDLMAQGKPSPAEEKLLAPYRDRLPEEVFGEPYVPPVTDGSGQDRAQLRRAAALLKEAGYVVQQGRLVDGKGQPLTIEFLDDDGAFERHTSRYIGNLKVLGIEATFRIVDPAQYQARLKDFDFDMLVRRYSVSLNPGEELRAYFGSEAARTRGSNNVSGISDSAVDGLISVALAAQTRPELVTACRALDRVLRAGRYWVPQWYKPSHWVAYWDVFGRPPVPPKYDTGVLDTWWHKPA, encoded by the coding sequence ATGAGCGGCCTTGACCGGCGTTCCGTCCTGAAGCTCTCCGCTGCCGCCGGCGCGGGTCTCTTCCTGCCACCCCTTGGGGCGGTGCTGGGAGGCAATGGCAGTGCCCGGGCGGCGGAAACGGGTGAGCGCCACGGGCTCTCGGCCTTCGGCGACCTGAAATACCCGGCCGACTTCAGCCACTTCGCCTATGTGGACCCCAACGCCCCCAAGGGTGGCGCCTTCTCCCTCATCGGACCCACGGCGGCCTATAACCAGTCGTTCCAGACCTTCAACTCGCTGAACGGCTACATCTTGCGGGGCGACGGCGCACAGGGCCTCGCGCTGGTGTTCGACGCCCTGATGGTGCGGGCCACGGACGAGCCGGACAGCCTCTATGGTCTCGTCGCCTCCTCCGTCACCATCACCGAGGACGGGCGCGTCTATCGCTTCACGCTCCGGCCCGAAGCGCGCTTCCACAACGGTACGCCGCTGACCGCCGAGGATGTGGTGTTCTCGCTGGAGACGCTGAAGAGCCAGGGCCATCCCCTGATCCGACAGGCGCTCCAGGAGTTTTCCGGCGCCGAGGCAGAGGGACCCGGCGTGGTGGTGCTGCGCTTTTCAGCCCAGCGCCCCCGCGACGTGCCCCTTTATGCCGCCAGCCTGCCCATCTTCTCCAAAGCCTATTACAGCGCGCGCAAGTTTGAGGAGACCACGCTTGACCCGCCGCTCGGCTCCGGCCCCTACAAGGTGGGCCGCTTCGAGGTGGGGCGGTTCGTGGAATATGACCGGGTGCCTACCTATTGGGCGGCGGACCTGCCGGTCAATCGCGGCCGCTTCAACTTCGATACCGTGCGCTACGAATATTTCCGCGACCGGGAGGTGGGATTCGAGGCCTTCAAGGCACGCGCCTATCTCTATCGACAGGAATTCACCTCCCGTGCTTGGGCGACCCAGTATGACTTCCCGGCGGTGAAAGACGGGCGGGTGAAGCGGGACGTGCTGCCCGACAACACGCCTTCGGGTGCGCAGGGCTGGTTCTTCAACACCCGCCGGCCGAAATTCTACGACCGCACAGTGCGCGAGGCGATCGCGCTCGCCTTTGATTTCGAGTGGACCAACAAGAACCTGATGTTCGGCCAGTATGAGCGGACGGTCTCGTTCTTCCAGAATTCCGACCTGATGGCGCAGGGCAAGCCCTCGCCTGCGGAGGAAAAGCTGCTCGCGCCCTATCGCGACCGCCTGCCAGAGGAAGTGTTCGGCGAGCCCTATGTGCCGCCCGTCACCGACGGCTCCGGACAGGACCGGGCGCAATTGCGCCGCGCCGCCGCGCTCCTGAAGGAGGCGGGCTATGTGGTGCAGCAGGGCCGGCTGGTGGATGGCAAGGGCCAGCCGCTGACCATCGAGTTCCTGGACGATGACGGTGCCTTCGAGCGGCACACCTCGCGCTATATCGGCAATCTGAAGGTGCTGGGCATCGAGGCCACCTTCCGGATCGTCGATCCCGCGCAATATCAGGCGCGGCTGAAGGATTTCGACTTCGACATGCTGGTGCGCCGCTATTCCGTCTCGCTCAATCCGGGCGAGGAATTGCGGGCCTATTTCGGCAGCGAGGCGGCGCGCACGCGCGGCTCGAACAATGTCTCGGGCATCTCCGACAGTGCCGTGGACGGGCTCATCAGCGTGGCGCTCGCCGCCCAGACCCGGCCCGAGCTGGTGACCGCCTGCCGCGCCCTCGACCGGGTGCTGCGCGCGGGCCGCTATTGGGTGCCCCAATGGTACAAGCCGTCCCACTGGGTGGCCTATTGGGATGTGTTCGGTCGCCCGCCCGTCCCGCCCAAATACGACACCGGCGTCCTCGACACCTGGTGGCACAAGCCCGCCTGA
- a CDS encoding microcin C ABC transporter permease YejB produces the protein MLAYIVRRLALMIPTILGIMLVSFVVIQFAPGGPVERVIAQLTGDDVSATARVSGQGGDFSGGARAPGAGGADASSKYRGAQGLDPKFIAELEKQFGFDKPAHERFLQMIWNYVRFDFGRSYFRDIGVLDLIAEKLPVSISLGLWMTLLTYAISIPLGIAKAMRDGSRFDVWTSAVIIVGYAIPSFLFAILLIILFAGGSFLDWFPLRGLTSDNWVQMSWPERIADYAWHLVLPLTSMVLGAFATMTLLTKNSFLEEIRKQYVTTARMKGLPERRVLYGHVFRNAMLIVIAGFPSAFISAFFTGSLLIETIFSLDGLGLLGFESVLNRDYPVVFGTLYIFSLAGLLVGLLSDLTYMLVDPRIDFESREV, from the coding sequence ATGCTCGCCTATATCGTCCGACGCCTGGCCCTGATGATCCCGACCATCCTCGGCATCATGCTGGTGTCCTTCGTGGTCATCCAGTTCGCCCCCGGCGGGCCGGTGGAGCGGGTGATCGCCCAGCTCACCGGCGATGACGTCTCCGCCACCGCCCGCGTCTCGGGCCAAGGCGGCGACTTCTCGGGCGGTGCGCGGGCGCCGGGCGCGGGCGGAGCGGATGCCTCGTCCAAATATCGCGGCGCCCAGGGGCTCGACCCGAAATTCATCGCGGAGCTGGAAAAGCAGTTCGGCTTTGACAAGCCGGCCCATGAGCGCTTCCTCCAGATGATCTGGAACTATGTGCGCTTCGACTTCGGCCGCTCCTATTTCCGCGACATCGGCGTGCTCGATCTGATCGCGGAGAAGCTGCCGGTCTCCATCTCGCTCGGCCTGTGGATGACGCTTCTGACCTATGCCATCTCCATTCCCTTGGGCATCGCCAAGGCCATGCGGGACGGCTCGCGCTTCGATGTGTGGACCTCGGCAGTCATCATCGTCGGCTATGCCATCCCCTCCTTCCTGTTCGCCATCCTGCTCATCATCCTGTTCGCCGGCGGGTCGTTCTTGGACTGGTTCCCGCTTCGGGGGCTGACCTCGGACAATTGGGTGCAGATGTCCTGGCCGGAGCGCATCGCCGACTATGCCTGGCATTTGGTGCTGCCGCTCACCTCCATGGTGCTCGGCGCCTTCGCCACCATGACATTGTTGACCAAGAACTCGTTCCTGGAAGAGATCCGCAAGCAATATGTGACCACCGCCCGCATGAAGGGCCTGCCGGAGCGGCGGGTGCTTTACGGGCATGTGTTCCGCAATGCCATGCTGATCGTGATCGCCGGCTTCCCGTCCGCTTTCATCTCCGCCTTCTTCACCGGCTCGCTCCTGATCGAGACCATCTTCTCGCTGGATGGTCTGGGGCTTCTGGGGTTCGAAAGCGTGCTCAACCGAGACTATCCGGTGGTGTTCGGCACGCTCTATATCTTTTCGCTGGCCGGCCTCCTGGTGGGGCTCCTGTCCGATCTCACCTACATGCTGGTGGACCCACGGATCGACTTCGAGAGCCGGGAGGTGTGA
- a CDS encoding ABC transporter ATP-binding protein, translated as MTEAAAPLLSVENLSVAFRRDGTDTLAVKGVSFQVGAGETVALVGESGSGKSVTALSILKLLPYPAASHPSGRILFKGQDLLTLPDRDLRGVRGNDVTMVFQEPMSSLNPLHTIERQVGEMLILHRGLSTAAARKRTLELLHEVGLPDPESRLSAYPHQLSGGQRQRVMIAMALANEPDLLIADEPTTALDVTVQAQILKLLKELQGRLGMAMLFITHDLGIVRKIADRVCVMRHGEIVEQGSAEDTFQRPRHPYTQALLHAEPKPDPAPAAPDAPVVVATEDLKVHFPIKRGILRRTIGHVKAVDGVTVSVHQGETLGVVGESGSGKTTLGLAMLRLISSAGPIAYLGRRIDGLRFAQMRPLRKDMQIVFQDPYGALSPRMAVGDIVGEGLEVHQPGLSSQAREERVIAALVDVGLDPEMRHRYPHEFSGGQRQRISIARAMALEPSFVVLDEPTSALDMLVQAQIVDLLRSLQRRRNLTYMFISHDLRVVSALASRILVMKGGKVVEEGPARQVFEAPREAYTKALFAAAFNLETAQAGVVAQ; from the coding sequence ATGACCGAAGCCGCCGCGCCCCTTCTGTCCGTCGAGAACCTGTCCGTCGCCTTCCGCCGGGACGGAACGGATACCCTGGCGGTGAAGGGCGTGTCCTTCCAGGTGGGCGCGGGCGAGACCGTGGCGCTGGTGGGGGAATCGGGCTCCGGCAAGTCGGTGACCGCCCTGTCCATCCTCAAGCTCCTGCCCTATCCGGCCGCCAGCCACCCCTCTGGCCGCATCCTGTTCAAGGGGCAGGACCTGCTCACCTTGCCGGACCGGGACTTGCGCGGGGTGCGCGGCAATGACGTGACCATGGTGTTCCAGGAGCCCATGAGCTCCTTGAACCCGCTTCACACCATCGAGCGGCAGGTGGGGGAGATGCTCATCCTCCATCGCGGCCTGTCGACGGCGGCCGCCCGCAAGCGGACGCTGGAACTGCTGCACGAGGTGGGCCTGCCCGATCCGGAAAGCCGGCTGTCCGCCTATCCCCATCAATTGTCCGGCGGCCAGCGGCAGCGCGTCATGATCGCCATGGCGCTCGCCAACGAACCGGACCTGCTGATCGCCGACGAGCCCACCACCGCGCTCGACGTCACCGTCCAGGCGCAGATCCTCAAGCTGCTGAAGGAGCTGCAAGGTCGCCTGGGCATGGCCATGCTGTTCATCACCCATGACCTGGGCATCGTGCGCAAGATCGCGGACCGGGTCTGCGTCATGCGGCACGGGGAGATCGTGGAGCAGGGCAGCGCGGAAGACACTTTCCAGCGTCCCCGCCACCCCTACACGCAGGCGCTGCTCCATGCCGAGCCCAAGCCCGACCCGGCCCCCGCCGCCCCGGACGCGCCGGTGGTGGTGGCCACCGAGGATCTGAAGGTCCATTTCCCCATCAAGCGCGGCATCCTTCGGCGGACCATCGGCCATGTGAAGGCGGTGGATGGGGTGACCGTGTCCGTTCACCAGGGCGAGACGCTGGGGGTGGTGGGGGAATCCGGCTCCGGCAAGACCACTTTGGGGCTGGCCATGCTGCGCCTTATTTCCTCCGCCGGGCCCATCGCCTATCTCGGCCGCCGCATCGACGGCCTGCGCTTTGCCCAGATGCGGCCCCTGCGTAAGGACATGCAGATCGTCTTCCAGGACCCCTATGGCGCCCTCTCTCCCCGCATGGCGGTGGGCGACATCGTGGGGGAGGGGCTGGAGGTGCATCAGCCCGGCCTCTCGTCCCAGGCACGGGAAGAGCGCGTGATCGCGGCGCTGGTGGATGTGGGCCTTGATCCCGAGATGCGGCATCGCTATCCGCACGAATTCTCTGGCGGCCAGCGCCAGCGCATCTCCATCGCCCGGGCCATGGCGCTTGAACCCTCTTTCGTGGTGCTGGACGAGCCCACCTCGGCGCTGGACATGCTGGTGCAGGCGCAGATCGTGGACCTGCTCCGCTCCCTCCAGCGCCGGCGTAACCTCACCTACATGTTCATTTCCCACGATCTGCGGGTGGTCTCGGCGCTCGCAAGCCGCATCCTGGTGATGAAGGGCGGCAAGGTGGTGGAGGAAGGCCCGGCGCGGCAGGTGTTCGAGGCGCCGCGCGAGGCCTATACCAAGGCTCTGTTCGCGGCGGCCTTCAATCTGGAGACCGCCCAGGCCGGAGTGGTGGCGCAATGA
- a CDS encoding prephenate dehydratase yields MSRRIVFQGEPGANSHIACRDTYPDHEAVPCPTFEDAFAAVEGGTADLAMIPIENSVAGRVADIHHLLPRASLNIIGEYFLPLSHQLMAVKGASLATLKTAQSHVMALGQCRKALRTLSLAPVIGADTAGSAREIAEAQDISRAAIASRLAAELYGLDILAENIEDEAHNTTRFVILSKEGDWASPAEGPVVTSFVFRVRNVPAALYKALGGFATNGVNMTKLESYQMDGQFTATQFYADVDGHPDDQGLKFALEELAFFSRELRILGVYPAHSYRLGLNGHG; encoded by the coding sequence ATGAGCCGCCGCATCGTGTTCCAGGGAGAGCCGGGCGCGAACTCGCACATTGCGTGCCGCGACACCTATCCCGACCATGAGGCGGTGCCCTGCCCCACCTTCGAGGACGCGTTTGCGGCGGTGGAAGGCGGCACGGCGGACCTCGCCATGATCCCCATCGAGAATTCCGTGGCCGGCCGCGTGGCCGACATCCACCACCTCTTGCCCCGGGCGAGCCTCAACATCATCGGCGAGTACTTCCTGCCCCTCTCCCACCAACTCATGGCGGTGAAGGGGGCGAGCCTGGCCACGCTGAAGACGGCACAGAGCCACGTCATGGCGCTCGGCCAGTGCCGCAAGGCCCTGCGCACCTTGAGCCTTGCCCCGGTCATTGGCGCCGACACCGCCGGCTCTGCCCGCGAGATCGCCGAGGCCCAGGACATCAGCCGCGCCGCCATCGCCTCGCGCCTCGCCGCCGAACTCTATGGCCTCGATATCCTGGCCGAGAATATCGAGGACGAAGCCCACAACACCACCCGCTTCGTTATCCTCTCCAAGGAGGGGGACTGGGCAAGCCCGGCCGAGGGGCCGGTGGTGACGTCGTTCGTCTTCCGCGTGCGCAACGTTCCCGCCGCGCTCTACAAGGCGCTGGGCGGCTTTGCCACCAATGGCGTGAACATGACCAAGCTGGAATCCTACCAGATGGACGGCCAGTTCACGGCCACCCAATTCTATGCCGACGTGGACGGTCACCCGGACGACCAGGGCCTGAAGTTCGCGCTGGAAGAGCTGGCCTTCTTCTCCCGCGAACTGCGCATCCTGGGCGTCTATCCCGCCCATTCCTACCGGCTGGGTCTGAACGGCCACGGCTGA